One genomic window of Gammaproteobacteria bacterium includes the following:
- a CDS encoding DUF2442 domain-containing protein, whose product MLELSVKSAKHLTGHILNIEFNDGHYSIVDFSKFIFTSGHPDYDKYKSIEDFLKFEIIDGNLNWDDYAMIFSVEDLYHNKIVKNQ is encoded by the coding sequence ATGTTAGAGCTATCGGTTAAATCAGCAAAGCATTTAACGGGACACATTTTAAATATTGAATTTAATGATGGGCATTATTCGATAGTCGATTTTTCAAAATTCATATTTACAAGTGGCCACCCTGATTATGACAAATATAAGTCCATCGAAGATTTTTTAAAATTTGAAATAATTGATGGTAATTTAAACTGGGATGATTATGCAATGATCTTCTCAGTTGAAGACTTATACCACAATAAAATTGTCAAAAATCAATAA